The Petrocella atlantisensis genome has a window encoding:
- a CDS encoding ABC-F family ATP-binding cassette domain-containing protein produces the protein MILSCKNVSKSFIVDTLLKDINFIINEGEKVALIGINGAGKTTLFRIITGELLADTGSVYKATGKTFGYLKQNALSDSTQTLYKYVYNANEQLVHIKNELTDLEEKIHLHEGDLHILDKLNEDYAGLRHLFESIDGYQYESFIKGVLKGLGFTQDDYELEVAKLSGGQKTRLALARELILNPDCLMLDEPTNHLDMDAIRWLEGFLQSYKGTLFIISHDRFFLDQIVNKTIEIEMGEAIVYQGNFSDFMTKKAHIKEVQVKHYDQQQKTIKQQEDVIKKLRSFNREKSIKRAESREKLLEKVERLDRPMEVQADMHLQLKPRYESGHDVMKVIDLCKSFDRLELLDHIQFEIKKGEHIALIGDNGSGKSTLFKIINKVMQADSGQIQLGAKVKIGYYDQEHQLLNSDNTLIDEISDAYPTLTQGEIRNILASYLFKSDDVFKQVSKLSGGEKGRLTLVKLMLSEANFLILDEPTNHLDLISKSILENALIGYQGTLLFISHDRYFVNRVAHKVMHLSDKKIKTYLGNYDEFLRQHDVKSSEETVALSEITTENKSNWLDDKAKKTERRRLENLLEKAELDIHNHEDQIENIHQQLCQEAVYTDHEAATRLTEEKSVLEASLEKLYETWTHLHDALEEIDV, from the coding sequence ATGATATTAAGTTGTAAAAATGTTTCTAAATCATTTATCGTAGATACCTTACTTAAGGATATTAATTTCATTATCAATGAAGGTGAAAAAGTCGCACTGATTGGTATCAATGGTGCCGGTAAAACCACGCTTTTTAGAATCATTACCGGTGAACTTTTAGCCGATACAGGTTCTGTCTACAAGGCAACCGGTAAGACCTTCGGATATCTAAAGCAAAATGCCTTGTCCGATTCAACTCAGACTCTTTATAAGTACGTATATAATGCTAACGAGCAATTGGTCCATATAAAAAATGAACTTACCGACTTAGAAGAGAAAATCCATCTTCATGAAGGCGACCTCCATATATTAGATAAACTCAATGAAGATTACGCTGGTCTACGCCATCTTTTCGAATCTATAGATGGCTATCAATATGAAAGCTTTATTAAAGGTGTCTTAAAAGGTCTTGGCTTCACCCAAGATGACTATGAACTTGAAGTCGCCAAACTATCCGGTGGACAAAAGACAAGACTTGCCCTTGCAAGAGAACTTATATTAAACCCTGACTGTCTGATGTTAGATGAACCTACCAACCACTTGGATATGGATGCTATTCGTTGGTTAGAAGGTTTTCTACAATCTTACAAAGGTACGCTATTTATCATCTCCCATGATCGATTTTTCCTAGATCAAATTGTAAATAAAACCATAGAAATCGAAATGGGAGAAGCCATTGTTTATCAAGGTAACTTCTCAGATTTTATGACTAAGAAAGCTCATATAAAAGAGGTTCAGGTTAAACACTACGACCAACAGCAAAAGACCATCAAACAGCAAGAGGATGTCATTAAAAAGCTACGGTCATTTAATAGGGAAAAGTCTATTAAGCGTGCCGAAAGCCGGGAAAAATTACTGGAAAAAGTTGAGCGATTAGACCGCCCCATGGAAGTTCAGGCCGATATGCATCTTCAATTAAAGCCACGATATGAAAGTGGACATGATGTGATGAAAGTCATAGACCTTTGCAAGTCTTTTGATCGTCTAGAACTCTTAGATCACATCCAATTCGAGATTAAAAAAGGTGAGCATATTGCCCTCATCGGAGATAACGGGTCTGGAAAATCAACCCTTTTTAAAATCATCAACAAGGTTATGCAAGCCGATTCCGGTCAGATACAGCTCGGTGCAAAAGTCAAAATCGGATACTATGACCAAGAGCATCAATTATTAAACTCAGACAATACATTAATCGATGAGATATCTGATGCCTACCCTACATTAACACAAGGGGAAATACGCAATATCTTAGCTTCCTATCTTTTTAAAAGTGATGATGTTTTTAAGCAAGTTTCAAAACTAAGTGGTGGTGAAAAAGGACGCTTAACCTTAGTAAAACTCATGCTAAGTGAAGCTAATTTCCTAATCTTGGACGAGCCTACCAACCACTTGGATCTGATTTCTAAGAGTATTTTAGAAAATGCTTTGATTGGTTATCAAGGCACCCTACTATTTATATCTCATGATCGCTATTTTGTTAATCGTGTCGCCCATAAAGTCATGCATTTGTCCGACAAAAAAATCAAAACTTATTTAGGTAACTACGATGAATTCTTAAGACAGCATGATGTAAAATCTTCTGAGGAAACAGTAGCACTTTCTGAGATAACGACTGAAAACAAGTCCAACTGGTTGGATGATAAAGCTAAAAAAACTGAAAGGCGAAGACTGGAAAACCTTCTTGAAAAAGCTGAGTTGGATATCCATAATCATGAAGATCAAATAGAGAACATCCATCAGCAACTGTGTCAAGAAGCCGTATACACAGACCATGAAGCGGCTACTAGGCTCACTGAAGAGAAGTCAGTTCTTGAAGCATCCCTTGAGAAGTTATACGAGACATGGACGCACCTTCACGATGCTCTGGAAGAAATAGATGTGTAA
- a CDS encoding redox-sensing transcriptional repressor Rex, whose protein sequence is MSDKKISTAVIKRLPRYYRYLGELLENDIVRISSNELSQRMGVTASQIRQDLNNFGGFGQQGYGYNVNHLYKEIAKILGLENHYSVIIIGSGNLGQALANYTDFEKRGFVVKGLFDVNPRLVGISVRGMDVQDMDQLKDFVVENNIDIAILTVPKTKAPAIANDLCEWGIRGIWNFAPVDLQISNFDVVVENVHLSESLMTLSYRIKDSY, encoded by the coding sequence ATGTCAGATAAGAAAATATCGACTGCAGTTATAAAGAGATTACCTAGATATTATAGATATCTTGGAGAATTACTTGAGAACGACATCGTTCGAATTTCTTCAAATGAATTAAGTCAACGTATGGGTGTGACAGCTTCTCAGATTCGACAAGACTTAAATAATTTTGGTGGTTTTGGTCAACAAGGGTATGGCTATAATGTGAATCACTTATACAAGGAAATTGCAAAGATTTTAGGTCTAGAGAATCACTATAGTGTGATTATAATAGGTTCCGGTAATCTTGGGCAAGCTTTAGCCAATTATACAGATTTTGAAAAGCGCGGTTTTGTTGTAAAAGGACTTTTTGATGTTAATCCAAGACTGGTAGGAATATCTGTAAGGGGTATGGATGTACAAGATATGGATCAACTTAAAGACTTTGTTGTAGAAAATAACATTGATATTGCCATATTAACCGTTCCAAAAACAAAAGCACCTGCTATTGCTAATGACCTATGTGAGTGGGGCATTAGAGGGATTTGGAATTTTGCACCGGTGGATTTACAGATAAGTAATTTTGATGTGGTCGTTGAAAACGTTCATCTATCAGAAAGCCTGATGACATTATCCTATCGAATTAAAGATAGTTACTAA
- the acpS gene encoding holo-ACP synthase, producing the protein MIVGIGNDMIEIDRIHKAISRPKFLTRHFTNEELDLFRDRKMNPSTIAANFAAKEAVTKVFGTGFKGFGLKDVEILRNDLGRPYINLYGHAKAIENQMGIDKWHITVSHTKSMVSVVVLGEKHDYS; encoded by the coding sequence ATGATTGTAGGCATAGGCAATGACATGATAGAAATAGACCGTATTCACAAAGCAATATCAAGACCCAAATTTCTAACAAGACATTTTACAAATGAAGAGCTTGATTTGTTTAGAGATAGAAAAATGAACCCTTCGACCATTGCTGCTAACTTTGCTGCTAAAGAAGCAGTTACAAAGGTCTTTGGAACAGGTTTTAAAGGATTTGGTCTGAAAGATGTAGAAATACTTAGAAATGACCTTGGAAGGCCTTATATTAACCTTTACGGACATGCAAAAGCGATAGAAAATCAAATGGGGATAGACAAATGGCATATTACGGTATCACATACTAAATCAATGGTGTCTGTTGTTGTATTGGGAGAGAAGCATGATTATAGCTAA